From the genome of Medicago truncatula cultivar Jemalong A17 chromosome 2, MtrunA17r5.0-ANR, whole genome shotgun sequence:
TTACTTGtatcataaatttttataatattatttccttatatcaaaattgaaaacctaTTGCATGTGTTGTTATATAtccaaattcattatttttcttttaggtGATGCTATTGATAATCATGAGGAAGCCAATGAGGACCTGCCACTACCACAAGTGGTTACTATCAATAAGAGAGGAAAAAACATGTCCAACGATACAAGAAGAGACATATATGAgatgttattgaaaaagagtGTTGATGGGAAGTTGGGCAGAAATGCAACACGAGAGGTGTCATCACATATTTCGGTTCCTATATTATCCGTTCAACGCATTTGGAAACGAGCAAAAGATTGTGGTGCTCATGTTGATGTATCCCACAAAATGTCAAGAGGTGGTCGAAAGAGAGTAGAAATTGATTTGGAAAAAATTCGTGATGTGCCTTTGCATAAAAGGACAACGATTGAATCTTTAGCATATGCCTTAGATGTCAAAAAGACTACGTTATTTTGGCTAATAAAGTTCGGGAAAATACGGAAGCATTCAAATGCTATAAAGCCTTTCttgaaggaagaaaacaaaagagCAAGATTACAATTTTGCATTAAAATGATTGATGCCAATAGCATACCAAACAATCCAACTTTTGTGGGAATGTACAACATTATTCATATTGATGAGAAGTGGTTCtctatgacaaaaaaaaaatgagaactaTTACTTGTTGCAAGATGAAGATGATCCGATACGTAGTTGTGTTAGCAAAAATTTTCTCCCAAAGGTCATGTTTTTGGCTGCCGTAGCTCGCCCAAGATTTGATTCACATAGAAATGTAACATTCGATGGAAAAATTGGCGTCTTTCCTTTTGTCATAAGAGAGCCTGCTAAAAGGACTAGTGTTAATAGAGTGGCTGGTACAATGGAGACTAAACCAATCCTTTCAGTCACTAGAGCTATTATAAGATCATTTTATATAAACAAAGTATTACCCTCTGTCATGGACAAATGTCCGATTGAAGATATTGGAAATCTGATTTTTATTCAACAAGACAACGCTAGGACACATATTGATATCGATGATGAAGAATTTTGTGAAGCTGCTAAGAAAA
Proteins encoded in this window:
- the LOC112419328 gene encoding uncharacterized protein gives rise to the protein MDANIDINVPLVAIDLNFPFFNYEANSPNSLDLNEPPLNEDDVPLFLSSDPTEEEYTQSDEEFEDFLNNQWDVEQENSIDGDAIDNHEEANEDLPLPQVVTINKRGKNMSNDTRRDIYEMLLKKSVDGKLGRNATREVSSHISVPILSVQRIWKRAKDCGAHVDVSHKMSRGGRKRVEIDLEKIRDVPLHKRTTIESLAYALDVKKTTLFWLIKFGKIRKHSNAIKPFLKEENKRARLQFCIKMIDANSIPNNPTFVGICVSKNFLPKVMFLAAVARPRFDSHRNVTFDGKIGVFPFVIREPAKRTSVNRVAGTMETKPILSVTRAIIRSFYINKVLPSVMDKCPIEDIGNLIFIQQDNARTHIDIDDEEFCEAAKKNGFDIRLMCQPPNSPELNVLDLGFFRAIQSLQQKKVSQTIDELVNAVEMSFDEFSPIKSNHIFLTLQMCMDEIMKAKGSNRFRISHIKKKVLERQGQLPTNVSCDSNLVQEVLNFLN